The following proteins are co-located in the Bacteroidales bacterium genome:
- a CDS encoding bifunctional metallophosphatase/5'-nucleotidase — translation MKIFKFKKAGFFTAQLLLIIILVSCSGTKSISILETTDLHGVILPYDFIEKEKIDVSLASTYTYLKQVRAEKDITILLDNGDNLQGQPTIYYYNFIDTISPHIGAEVMNYMGYDAGTVGNHDVEAGHAVYDRLVREYNFPLLAANAVDIKTGEPYFKPYHIIIRNGIKIAVFGMVTPAIPTWLPEELYKGIEFRDMVETAKKWMPIMQNEKPDLVIGLFHSGWDGSREEYKTISPLTENGSAAVAYNVPGFDIIFNGHDHRLANEKFLNAAGDTILILNGGSKSENIAQADIVISSKKIKGKKIRKITGQIIKVAEYKPDPEFIEKFTPQHKTVDEYVNRVIGNSSSTITSRDAYFGPSAFVDMIHSVQMEITGADLSFAAPLSFDVSISKGPITVSDMFKLYRFENFLYTMSLSGEEIQKYLEYSYSEWVNTMRSSGDLLLKLRTDKDGKLLLTNGKAWFRNQSYNFDSGSGIDYTLDVSKPEGSRITIAGFTNGKPFEKNKTYKVAVNSYRGNGGGGHFTEGAGIDKNELRSRILTSTDRDLRYYFLKSIEEKKTVNPIPINNWKFIPEKWVSTAGKKEYKLLFGEN, via the coding sequence ATGAAAATATTTAAATTTAAGAAAGCCGGATTTTTTACAGCACAATTGCTCTTAATAATTATTCTGGTTTCCTGTTCCGGCACTAAAAGCATTAGCATACTTGAAACAACAGATCTTCATGGTGTAATTCTTCCATACGATTTTATCGAAAAGGAGAAGATTGATGTCTCACTTGCTTCAACATACACCTATCTTAAACAGGTTAGGGCAGAAAAGGATATTACTATTCTGCTTGATAATGGAGATAACCTTCAGGGCCAGCCAACTATTTACTATTATAACTTCATTGATACTATCTCACCTCATATCGGAGCAGAAGTTATGAATTATATGGGCTATGATGCAGGTACTGTTGGTAATCATGATGTAGAGGCAGGTCATGCTGTTTATGACAGACTTGTAAGAGAATATAATTTCCCTCTGCTTGCAGCAAATGCGGTAGATATAAAAACAGGCGAGCCCTATTTCAAACCATATCATATTATAATCAGAAACGGCATAAAAATAGCAGTATTCGGAATGGTTACTCCCGCAATCCCAACCTGGCTGCCGGAGGAATTATATAAAGGAATTGAATTCAGGGATATGGTAGAAACTGCTAAAAAGTGGATGCCAATAATGCAAAATGAAAAACCTGATCTTGTAATTGGGCTTTTCCATTCAGGTTGGGATGGCTCACGTGAGGAGTATAAAACAATCAGTCCCTTAACTGAAAATGGCTCAGCAGCAGTTGCTTACAATGTGCCTGGTTTCGATATTATTTTTAATGGTCATGATCACAGACTTGCAAATGAAAAATTTCTCAACGCTGCCGGAGATACAATTCTTATATTGAACGGTGGCAGCAAATCAGAGAATATTGCACAGGCTGATATAGTCATTTCATCGAAGAAGATAAAAGGAAAAAAGATCAGGAAAATTACGGGACAGATAATCAAAGTTGCCGAATATAAGCCTGATCCTGAATTTATTGAGAAATTCACTCCACAGCATAAAACAGTAGATGAATATGTTAACAGGGTAATTGGAAACTCCTCTTCAACAATAACTTCCAGGGATGCATATTTTGGTCCATCTGCATTTGTGGATATGATTCATTCTGTTCAGATGGAAATAACAGGTGCGGATTTATCATTTGCTGCTCCACTTTCGTTTGATGTAAGCATTTCGAAAGGGCCAATAACAGTTAGTGATATGTTTAAACTATACCGGTTTGAGAACTTTCTGTATACCATGTCTCTTTCCGGTGAAGAAATTCAGAAATACCTTGAATACTCATATTCCGAATGGGTTAATACAATGCGAAGCTCCGGTGATTTGTTACTTAAACTTCGCACAGATAAAGATGGAAAACTGCTTCTTACAAATGGAAAAGCATGGTTCAGAAATCAATCTTATAATTTTGATTCTGGTTCAGGTATCGATTATACACTTGATGTCAGTAAACCGGAGGGTTCACGGATCACTATTGCCGGATTTACAAACGGAAAGCCTTTTGAGAAAAATAAAACATATAAAGTTGCCGTTAACTCATACCGGGGTAATGGTGGAGGAGGACATTTTACAGAAGGGGCAGGTATTGATAAAAATGAATTAAGATCAAGGATTCTGACATCAACTGACAGGGATTTAAGATATTACTTTTTAAAATCCATTGAAGAAAAGAAAACAGTTAATCCGATTCCAATAAATAACTGGAAGTT
- a CDS encoding S9 family peptidase, with amino-acid sequence MKKYFLLVLISVLSFTQLFSQKIPIDNNAYDGWKSLSSQIISEDGKWITYTINPQQGDGWLYVYNVLTSRLDSIARGGKAVFSPDTKFLVYQIIPSYDETRQAKKKKLKDDKMPKNNLEIRLLSNDEIISIPKVKSFSVAEKNSYWMAYLLEKKPSDNKSTKTAADTAKTALPAGKKPKTAEPKGSELVIYNPVLKKEYRYPDVTDYVLAKDGKSISFLQSIPDTTKIENLKLNVFDTQKEVPVLVFEARGSLKKLTSDRTGVSVSFMYSSDTAKIKIYDLWLSRNFSKASKIIDQSNSALPHNWAPGENGNISFSDDGTRLFLGTARKPVKQPEDTLLEDEKFKLDIWSWEDDILQPMQKKQLEEENKRTFMAVYHLNTGKMFQLGDTVIPNVRTYQKGNNVLALGSSDLKYRRSSSWDGGSFSDYYLINVSTGIKTKILEKCSSRATMSPSCKYLLYWDNSEKGWIAMALPDGVKKNITSSIKVPLSDELNDMPDDPSPHGIAGYLDDEKHVFIYDRFDIWSVDLSGSEAPVNITNNFGRKNNIRLRYVKLDQDDDFINRKELIYLSAFNYESKESGFYSLKQGKPGDPHSMLMEKASFPSGFSKAKKSDLIILQKGTFKESPDLYLTNLKFENPKKISVTNPQQSNFTWGTSELIEWMSFDREKLQGILYKPENFDPSKKYPMIVYFYERSSDELYTYIAPVPSASRINIPTAISNEYLVFVPDIIYKTGYPGQSCYNAVVSGTYALLDRYNFIDKDKLGLDGQSWGGYQIAWLVTQTDLFACAYAGAAVVNMTSAYGGIRWESGMSRMFQYEHTQSRIGGTLWEKPVQYIENSPIFFVPKINTPLLLMHNDADGAVPWYQGIEFITALRRLDKPAWMLTYNDEAHNLVKRPNRKDISIRKMQFFDHYLKGAPMPYWMKNGISQTEKGKINGYELVND; translated from the coding sequence ATGAAAAAATATTTTTTACTTGTACTTATATCTGTATTATCCTTCACTCAACTTTTTTCTCAGAAAATCCCAATAGACAACAATGCTTATGATGGATGGAAAAGCCTCAGTTCTCAGATAATTTCTGAGGATGGGAAATGGATAACATATACAATAAATCCTCAGCAGGGTGATGGATGGCTTTATGTTTATAATGTATTAACATCGAGGCTCGATTCAATTGCCAGGGGTGGTAAAGCAGTGTTTTCACCAGACACAAAGTTTCTGGTTTATCAGATTATACCCTCATATGATGAAACACGTCAGGCAAAAAAGAAAAAGCTCAAAGACGATAAAATGCCTAAGAATAATCTTGAGATCAGATTATTATCAAATGATGAGATTATAAGTATTCCGAAAGTCAAATCATTTTCTGTAGCTGAAAAGAATTCATACTGGATGGCATACCTTCTTGAAAAAAAGCCTTCTGACAATAAAAGCACAAAAACAGCTGCAGATACTGCTAAAACCGCATTGCCTGCCGGGAAAAAGCCAAAAACTGCGGAACCAAAGGGTTCTGAACTTGTGATTTACAATCCCGTTTTAAAGAAGGAGTACAGGTACCCGGATGTGACTGATTATGTATTGGCTAAAGATGGAAAATCAATCAGTTTTCTGCAGAGTATTCCTGATACAACAAAAATTGAAAACCTTAAACTTAATGTATTTGATACTCAAAAAGAGGTACCAGTATTGGTTTTCGAAGCCAGAGGAAGCTTGAAAAAGCTCACTTCTGACCGGACAGGAGTTTCTGTATCATTTATGTATTCTTCTGATACAGCAAAAATAAAAATCTACGACCTGTGGCTATCCCGCAATTTCTCAAAAGCATCAAAAATCATTGATCAGTCAAACAGCGCCTTGCCTCATAATTGGGCTCCGGGTGAAAACGGGAACATTTCCTTCTCAGACGATGGAACAAGACTTTTTTTAGGTACCGCAAGAAAACCGGTGAAACAGCCCGAAGATACTCTTCTTGAAGATGAAAAATTCAAACTCGACATCTGGTCATGGGAGGATGATATTCTTCAGCCAATGCAGAAAAAGCAGCTTGAAGAGGAGAACAAACGTACATTTATGGCTGTTTATCATTTAAACACTGGTAAAATGTTTCAGCTTGGCGATACTGTAATTCCAAATGTCAGAACATATCAAAAAGGAAATAACGTACTGGCACTGGGTTCATCTGATCTTAAATACCGCAGATCTTCCTCATGGGACGGAGGTTCTTTCTCAGACTATTATTTAATCAATGTGAGCACAGGAATTAAGACAAAAATACTTGAAAAATGCAGTTCAAGAGCTACAATGTCCCCATCGTGTAAATACCTGTTATACTGGGATAATTCTGAGAAAGGCTGGATCGCTATGGCTTTGCCTGATGGTGTTAAAAAGAATATCACCTCTTCAATAAAAGTGCCTCTCAGTGATGAGCTAAATGATATGCCCGATGATCCATCGCCCCATGGCATTGCCGGATACTTAGATGATGAAAAACATGTTTTTATTTATGACCGTTTTGATATCTGGTCTGTTGATCTTTCAGGAAGTGAAGCACCAGTGAATATTACCAATAATTTCGGCAGAAAAAATAATATCAGGTTAAGATATGTTAAGCTTGATCAGGATGATGATTTTATTAACAGGAAAGAACTGATTTATCTTTCTGCTTTTAATTATGAAAGCAAAGAGAGCGGGTTCTATTCTCTTAAACAGGGAAAACCCGGTGATCCGCATTCTATGCTTATGGAAAAAGCATCTTTCCCCTCAGGATTCTCTAAAGCAAAAAAGTCTGATCTTATTATCTTGCAAAAAGGAACATTTAAAGAATCACCTGATCTCTATCTGACCAATCTGAAATTTGAGAATCCCAAAAAGATATCTGTAACCAATCCCCAGCAATCAAACTTTACCTGGGGTACATCTGAACTGATTGAATGGATGTCATTTGACCGGGAGAAATTACAGGGAATACTTTATAAGCCTGAGAACTTCGATCCTTCAAAGAAGTATCCTATGATAGTATATTTCTATGAAAGGAGTTCAGATGAGTTATATACATATATTGCTCCTGTACCCAGTGCTTCACGAATAAATATTCCAACTGCAATAAGTAACGAATACCTGGTTTTTGTTCCGGATATTATTTATAAAACCGGTTATCCCGGACAGAGCTGTTACAATGCTGTTGTAAGTGGCACATATGCCTTGCTTGACCGTTACAATTTTATAGATAAAGATAAACTCGGGCTTGATGGACAGAGTTGGGGCGGTTATCAGATTGCATGGCTGGTGACACAAACTGATCTTTTTGCATGTGCTTATGCCGGTGCAGCTGTTGTTAATATGACAAGCGCATATGGAGGTATACGATGGGAATCAGGAATGAGCAGAATGTTTCAGTATGAGCACACCCAGAGCAGAATAGGAGGAACTCTATGGGAAAAACCGGTTCAATACATCGAGAATTCACCAATATTTTTTGTTCCCAAGATCAATACTCCGCTTCTTCTAATGCATAATGATGCTGATGGAGCGGTACCATGGTATCAGGGAATAGAATTCATAACAGCTTTGAGAAGGCTCGATAAACCGGCATGGATGCTTACCTATAATGATGAAGCTCATAATCTTGTAAAAAGACCCAACAGAAAAGATATCTCAATAAGAAAGATGCAGTTTTTTGATCATTATCTGAAGGGTGCCCCAATGCCATACTGGATGAAAAATGGAATCTCTCAGACAGAAAAGGGAAAAATAAATGGCTATGAGCTTGTTAATGACTAA
- a CDS encoding DUF1343 domain-containing protein, which translates to MVITGLESILKSFPPALKGKRIGVLCHAPSITTDFIHIAEHFFRRDDCRLTALFGPQHGIHGQTQDNMIEWQSHNHPVYNVPLYSLYGEHRKPTKEMLSKIDALIIDLQDVGARLYTYIWTVKLCIEACTEASVPIVLLDRPNPIGRLPFDGPVLKKEFFTFVGGASIPLCHRMTMGEMALWIKEKYYPSCDLNIFWMTNWKRSMMYHETGLPWVFPSPNMPTENTAIVYPGTVLIEALNLSEARGTTIPFELFGAPFIDSVKLKKNLDNRKIKGCAFRIHDFIPTFHKFKGENCYGLQVHVTDLNTFRPVGTALEIFDAIIETSPSDSLKFNSPPYEYEHNLMPFDILAGDSGMRETLINRRSIRSEQERWASEIENFRKEFSVLSAYEE; encoded by the coding sequence ATGGTAATTACTGGTCTGGAGTCAATTCTGAAATCATTTCCGCCTGCTTTAAAGGGTAAAAGAATTGGTGTTTTATGTCATGCACCAAGTATAACAACTGATTTTATTCATATTGCTGAACATTTCTTCAGGCGGGATGACTGCAGGTTAACCGCACTATTCGGTCCTCAGCATGGAATACATGGTCAGACACAGGATAATATGATAGAATGGCAAAGTCATAATCATCCTGTTTATAATGTTCCTCTTTATAGTTTATATGGAGAGCATCGAAAACCAACAAAGGAAATGTTGAGTAAGATTGATGCCCTTATTATTGATTTGCAGGATGTCGGAGCGCGCCTTTACACCTACATCTGGACCGTTAAACTATGTATTGAAGCATGCACAGAGGCTTCAGTTCCCATAGTGCTTCTTGACAGGCCCAATCCTATCGGCCGGCTTCCTTTTGATGGTCCAGTACTTAAAAAGGAATTTTTTACTTTTGTTGGCGGGGCATCGATCCCTTTATGTCACAGGATGACAATGGGCGAAATGGCACTATGGATTAAGGAAAAGTACTACCCTTCCTGCGATCTGAATATTTTTTGGATGACGAACTGGAAAAGATCAATGATGTATCACGAAACAGGCCTTCCGTGGGTGTTTCCATCTCCAAATATGCCAACAGAGAATACTGCTATTGTATATCCGGGTACAGTACTCATAGAAGCACTTAACCTTTCAGAGGCAAGAGGAACAACAATACCTTTTGAACTTTTTGGAGCACCATTCATTGATTCAGTAAAACTCAAAAAGAACCTTGACAATCGTAAAATAAAGGGATGTGCATTCAGGATACACGATTTCATTCCAACTTTCCACAAGTTTAAAGGCGAGAACTGTTACGGATTACAGGTTCACGTTACAGACCTGAATACATTCAGACCAGTTGGTACTGCCCTTGAAATTTTCGATGCTATAATTGAAACATCACCGTCAGATTCGCTTAAATTCAATTCACCTCCTTATGAATATGAACATAATCTAATGCCCTTTGATATTTTAGCTGGAGATTCAGGCATGAGAGAAACACTGATAAACAGGAGAAGTATCAGGTCAGAACAGGAAAGATGGGCATCGGAAATTGAAAATTTCAGGAAAGAGTTTTCGGTATTATCAGCTTATGAAGAATAG
- a CDS encoding response regulator, translated as MENEYLKGHKILIVEDDLSSKLYLNKILEKTGAVLYNAGDGQEAVDLVIKHTDIEIILMDIQLPVMDGYMATESIRNMRDDIIIIAQTAYGLLGDREKFSISGFDDYIIKPIMSQALIEKLVINLKRKKQ; from the coding sequence ATGGAAAACGAATATCTTAAAGGACATAAAATTCTTATTGTAGAAGACGATTTGTCGAGCAAACTATACCTAAACAAGATCCTTGAGAAAACCGGAGCGGTTCTATACAATGCCGGTGATGGTCAGGAAGCAGTTGATCTTGTTATCAAACATACTGATATTGAGATTATTCTCATGGACATTCAATTACCGGTAATGGATGGATATATGGCTACTGAATCTATCAGAAATATGCGTGATGATATTATTATTATCGCACAGACGGCATATGGACTCCTTGGTGACAGAGAAAAATTCTCAATATCCGGATTTGACGATTATATTATCAAACCAATTATGTCTCAGGCACTTATTGAAAAACTGGTAATTAACCTGAAAAGAAAAAAGCAATAA
- a CDS encoding co-chaperone GroES codes for MSVLLDEKDLKKLIVIGDRILIKPKVPQSKTKSGLLLPPGVNENEKVQIGYVVKVGPGYPIPSISDSDEPWKNSTDEPKYVPLQPKEGDQAVYLQNSAIEIEFNREKYVIVPHSSVLILLRDEGLFQ; via the coding sequence ATGAGTGTTTTGTTAGATGAAAAAGATTTAAAGAAACTGATCGTAATAGGCGACAGAATTCTTATAAAACCAAAAGTGCCGCAATCGAAAACCAAAAGCGGATTACTGCTTCCGCCTGGTGTGAATGAAAATGAAAAGGTACAGATTGGCTATGTTGTGAAGGTTGGACCCGGTTACCCAATACCGTCGATCAGCGATAGTGATGAACCCTGGAAGAACAGTACTGATGAACCAAAGTATGTCCCTCTGCAACCTAAAGAGGGAGATCAGGCTGTTTATCTGCAAAATAGCGCTATAGAAATTGAATTTAACAGAGAAAAATATGTAATTGTTCCTCATTCCTCTGTGCTTATTCTATTAAGAGATGAAGGCCTTTTTCAATAA
- a CDS encoding YigZ family protein, whose translation MSVDIYKTIKGNAEGIFRDRGSRFLAYAFPVTELEEIKPILDQLRKEHHDARHHCFAYMLGNERAIFRSNDDGEPSGTGGRPILGQINSYGLTNILIVVVRYFGGTLLGVSGLINAYRSAAENAIQNSEIIECTLKEYYEIKYPYDSMNAVMKILKEEDISQTEQSFDSICSIKISVRASVKE comes from the coding sequence ATGTCAGTTGACATTTATAAAACTATTAAGGGAAATGCTGAGGGAATCTTCAGGGACAGGGGAAGCAGGTTTCTGGCTTATGCTTTTCCTGTTACAGAACTGGAAGAAATAAAACCCATACTGGATCAATTGAGGAAAGAACATCATGATGCAAGACATCACTGTTTTGCATACATGCTAGGCAATGAAAGGGCTATTTTCAGATCCAATGATGATGGAGAGCCATCAGGTACCGGAGGAAGGCCGATTCTGGGTCAGATAAACTCATATGGACTGACAAATATTCTGATTGTAGTCGTCAGATATTTCGGCGGAACGTTGCTTGGAGTCAGCGGATTAATAAATGCATACAGGTCTGCTGCTGAAAATGCAATTCAGAATTCGGAAATCATTGAATGTACATTGAAGGAGTATTATGAAATTAAGTACCCTTATGATTCGATGAACGCAGTTATGAAAATACTAAAAGAAGAAGATATAAGTCAAACAGAACAAAGTTTTGACTCTATATGCAGTATCAAAATATCAGTGAGGGCTTCTGTAAAAGAATAA